In the Ruminococcus sp. OA3 genome, one interval contains:
- a CDS encoding DUF4250 domain-containing protein encodes MIPKDPVMLLSYVNTQLRDHYPSLQELCGALGINEQELVRKLKAIDYEYDDGNNQFV; translated from the coding sequence ATGATACCAAAAGACCCTGTCATGTTGCTGAGCTACGTCAACACTCAGCTAAGAGATCATTATCCCAGTCTGCAGGAACTGTGCGGAGCTCTGGGTATCAATGAGCAGGAACTTGTAAGGAAACTGAAAGCCATCGATTATGAATATGACGATGGAAATAATCAGTTTGTGTAA